The Aspergillus flavus chromosome 6, complete sequence nucleotide sequence CTTTGACGAACTCCAATGCGCTTGCAGAATCCAGACCTCTCGTACTGTTATCCCATGCTCCCATAGGTGCACCGGAAACTGGTATAATGTCAATTGCAAAGTCACCAAAGTAGGAGCGACTTATTACTTACGCGCCATTTCAGCTATGCTGTATGAAAGTCAGAAAAGCACTAACAATCACGATATATAGGGCATACTAACCTAACTCTCTTTCGTTCACCCCCGGAAACACCTCGAATATAATCATCACCCACTGTACATCGGTATTAGCTACTTCGATTCTCGGAAATTTCTAGTTTGCACGACATACCCTTTGTGTTGTATGTATGAAGTAAGCCAAATACAGCCATCGCAACCTTGGTGATGTGCTTAGCGAACTGCTGTCGCTTGAGCCCAAGTAACCTATTCTCGGGGGTTCTCGCCGCTGCAGCAAATTCCAACGTTTGTCCGACGGTCAAATGAGGGAAATGCTTATCCACCTCTTGGTTGTACAGAACCTCACCCTTGAACTCCTTatgcatcttctccatggaaACCCCATTGTACTGTATCTCAGAGCTTTTGCGAAGCTTTAGGCCATGCAGCTGCCCACATAGTGTCTTAAGGAAGGTCGAACAGCCGCTACCAGGCCTCCCCAGAACAATCAGCATCTCGCCGCTCTTTAGAAGACCATCAAAATTGCGTAAGATATGCTTCTCCGGGGACTTTTTCGCAAAGCTTAGCCATCCTGATGGGCGGAAGGGTTCCAGCAGAATCGATCCCACAGTACTCTGATATTGCAGCGCCGAGCCTGATCCAGACACATTGAGATTCTGAAATACAACTCCAGTGGAAGGGGGACGAGGAATGCCTTCCTTATCCATCAGCTTCAGTCTCATCCGAGTCCATTTGTATTGGTCGAATTGACCGCTGGTAGGATCCAGGGAAGGGTGATCGAGGCCAATATCCTCAAGCGTATCTTTGCGTTGGAGACGAGCTTCACTCTCTTGAGAGCCAGTCGCACGACGTTGCAAGGGAAAGTTTGACGCAATGCGCGTCAACTCTGCTCTGTTTTCGGGATTAATGCTCTCGAAGACTGAGGCATCGTCGAATTTTGACCCTCTTCGCTTGTACTGTTGTCTCATGTCCGTCACATCCTCATGGATTGAACTTGACCGGCTGCTGCCGGTGCGTTTCTCCTCTGTCATCTCGAATCATAAACTCAGACTTTGCGATAGATATGAACCAACTAGATAATATGTCAAGACTTGAGCAGTGCGGATGTGAATTTGTGTTCACGTTGTAGATGACCAATGATGCACAACAATGATGTAAGTAGAATGCAATTGGAATCAGGCACAGAAGTCGAAGAAACGAAGAGCAAAATTTGGGCGTAACAATTCCATATAAGGAAGCCCACGCATTGCGCGTGTAACACAATTCATCATCCCTGTACTGCAACCTGAATATTGACTGATCCAGTTTATGATGGCATTACGGTTTGCTAATTCCCTCGCAAGCTGACATTCAATTCGTCCCGCGGTAAGTGGTGATGTCATTGAAATCGAAACACAAATTCCTCAAGAAATACCCCTGTGGAGCAAACCCCAGGAGTTCCGCAATATCGCTGCATATTCTTCAACCTGAGTGGTTATTGTGTTCGTACAAATGGAGCCACCAGGGGTCATACAGAAGGGAATGCTGCCACCTGCCGGATGCGGCAGAGAAGAGAATTTGTCGGCGCCgagagttgaagaagcgtatgtatgtacctttAAAAAGCCCAGACGATTGGGCTCCCAGCTCTGAACCAGTGTTTCGCATCCCATGTTCGTACGTATATACAATGGACAGTAGGGTGAATTGGGGGGTATGGATATCACTCTTATTCATGTAGTTTCATAGATACCTGTGATCCGATAACAAACCAAGTCGTCACTTTCTATTCTAGGATTTTAGCTTTTCTTATATTGTTAGTCTCCAGCTAACTTTCCAGTAATCACTGTTCCCTATACTCAGTCTCAAAGCTAATTCTGCTTGCGAGTCCAGCGTCATTGATCTCATGATCTCTTGTGAATTGTACTGTAATAGCGCCGATGGATAGATGGAATCATAAGTTATCAAAGTTCCCCCACCCAGTTGGATCTCAGACTATAAGTGGTGCACTTACATCTTCATCCAATCACAGCTCTAAGCTCCACCCGCCCAAACATCACAAGAGCAAACAGAGCAaacattaaaaaaaaaaagattatgTCTGTATGATTGTCTTCGGCATATCAGTTAGACTTACAGCAAACAACAAAGCTACAGCCATGACAGATCTACAAAAGACTCCCTTCGTCAGGGAGCTCGCCTCCAGCGGTATGTCCCAAAATCAGTCAAACCCCAGCTCAATCGCATATGTTCACTTTGCGTCTCACAAGCCCAAAGCTAACATGTATCGCAGACAAGAAAATCCGGGACAAAGCCACCGACTCCCTaactctcttcctccgctccAGAAGCGACCTCTCTCTCATCGAGCTCCTTAAACTCTGGAAGGGCCTGTTCTTCTGTACGTCCCGCGCGGCTCCCATGCCTACATAAACCCGAGGTTGAAATCCAATTGCATATCGAGAAGACTAACAACCGACTCAATCAGGCTTCTACCACTCCGATCGCCCACTCACACAACAAGCGCTCGCGCGGAACCTCTCCTACTCGCTCGTCCCGACTATTCCCCGCTCCGCCGTCCATCGCTTCCTGCGCGCATTCTGGATCACCATCGGCCGGGATTTCCATTCACTGGATCGGTTGCGACTGGACAAGTACCTGCTGCTGATCCGTTTCTATGTCGGGGTTGCATTTGAGATTTTCCTGAAGGGCGCGCAGCAAAAGGCCGCACAGGACAAGGACAGCAacaagaagcggaagaggGAGGCTGAACAGAACGGAAAGTCAAAGAAGCGGtcgaagggaaagaagcaaagcgaggctgtcgaggaggaggaagaggagcagaaTGATGAGACGAAATGGGCGGAACTGGAGTCGTACATCTCAATCATGGAAGAGGGTCCACTTTGTCCGCTGAACTTTGACCCCGACCAGCCTCCTACTgatgagaaaaaggattATGTCGCCATGCCTCATGGTCCCGATGGGCTGAGGTACCATATCATGGATATATGGATTGATGAGGTGGAGAAGGTACTTGAGTTTGAGGAGGGCTCTGATGGGGTGCGGAAACCGAAGGGCGATGTTCCCATTGAGCTGATTTTGAGACCCATTGAGAAGTTGCGGGCCGACAGCCCGTACAAGCCTGTTAGGACTCGGGCAAAGGAGACGTTGGAGGATGAACGATTGATCGAGTGGGGATTCCGGACCCGGAAGGTCGAttcggatgaagaggatagtGACGAGGAATGGGGTGgatttgattgattttgatgtATTACCAAAAAATTTGATGTCTATTGTGGGGTTTTCATGGTGTTAACTCTTTATACACAATTATAGCGGTCgcatatttcttttcttctcaaATTAAAGGCTCCTATTGCTGGTTCCGAGATATAGATACAACAACAATGGTCTTTCTATGAACTCTATAGTAAAGCTGTATACATCACGAGCTATAATTGTTAGCCAGTTCTGGCTAATGGTATCAAGCTAGCAGAGCCCCAAACCAACTGCATTAAAAGCATGCCTGTGCTTCCTCAAAAGTCTTGCGCGCGGGTATCATAAAATGCGAAGACcagtaatagtaaatatatgGATACAACCAAAAGACATCACCAACGACTTGCTTCTTTATCGTGTCTCTTTTTACTTGAAGCAGGGAACCGTGTCAAGCATATTACGGTCTCGGGCCCTCTGCCTCATAAAGATGTCCCGATTTAGAAAGCACTGTACCGAGACCTTTATGGACTTCAGCCTGGAGAGCTTCGAACGGGATGCTTTCACCGTCGACGCTGATATAACCTTCCTTCTGACGAGGGACCAGGCGGTAGGCAGCAGCTTTGCGGATCTTGACATCGGGCATATCAAAGAACTCATTCTCAGGGATGGCAGTCATCATCTTGAGGGTCGTAGTACGGGGAAGTGTTCCGTTGATAGTGACAATGTCCATTAACCCATCGTTGGGCACGGAGGCAGGGAAGAAATTTGTGTCCTTGGATACAATAGCCATTTTGCCTGCGTAAAAGTTGCccatttcttctcctggaacaACTTCCCAATCTTTGGGAAGATCATCCTGGACCGTGCCGTATCTAAGCTCGGGAAGACCCTTGGACTGTCCTGCAGTCTCTTCGGGGGAACGGCGCGGAGCTGGGTTGTGTGCGTATGTATTGTAATGGTCTTTGATCGCTCTTTTATCATCAATCTCCACTTTGATGGCGAGGTCGCATGGGTACACCGTCCGTTGCATGATGCGTACAAGGAAACCGTACGTGAAACGGTGAGCCCCCATCCATCGGATGTTGTCGGTTCCAAGGTCCGATTCCGCGATGACACCGAAGGATTGAGACAGGAACGACAAAGTCCGAGTGTTCCCTTGCGTAAGCGAGACCAGATCCATAGGCGTTCTCAAGCCTTTGACAATCGCAAGCGCTGCCACTGAAACATTGCCCGTCCCACAAAGGTTCCATGCCATGGCATTACCAGAGCCGCAGGGAACCATGGCGACGGCTACTTTTGCCAGTGCTTCTCCAGCATTCGGTTTCTTTCCGAGACCATTGAAGACCTCATACGGTAAACCATCACCGGAACAGCAAACGATAGCATCATAGGCATCGATGTCGATCTGCTCCACGATCTCGGTGGCGTGGCCTCGATGTGTTGTTTGCTGCACATCAACCACACAGCGCGCAGCGGCGAAGACCGGTGCTGCATGTTTGTGATAGATCTTAGAAGCTGCACCTTTACCGCCAAATGGGTTGATTAAAACTTTAAGTCTCTTATACCGTTGTGCTTCGCCATATGCAAGGTCTAACAGTCGCGAAACCCACGTCTGCGcatttgccttttctttctcactGATCGGGTACTCAAGGGCAGCCACAGAGATGCTGCCTTTGGTAGCGGCTTGGGCATAGGTGATAGTTAGGCCCGCAGGGGAAAGATCGGCAtcaagaatattatatagccCAATGGAATGGGTAGTTTTAGCTGTAATAGGTACAGTTAGCCAAATCgaacttttttctttgagtTGACGGGTGATAAGTTTCCCTCCGAATCAGAACAAAGCAAAATGcgataagaaagaaaattaaaggaaaaagaaaagggaaagaaggaaaatattCAGTGTGACATACATGACTTGGCCAACAAGCCACAGCATGCGCGCTGATCTTTTGACTTTGGGCGCTCGTCTGTAGCACCAGAGTTAATCAACAAGGAACTCTACGAGCCATTGGTTCCTAACCACGTACCGACAACGAGAAGGGAGTCACCCccgatggaaagagaaaccgATTGTGCAACCGTTAAGGTTGAATCGTGCTGCAGCAATCGTTGAGAATCCGGCTGATCCGCATGATTGGAAGAAGGGCCATTGGAGGGAGAAGTCATGATGTTAGTACGTTGGGAAGCGGAAATCGCATCCTACCGAGGGATGTATGGGtaaaaggagaaaaaggaacaactCTGGCAGGGAGTGATCAACAggccagagaaagagagaggaggtTAAGTAAGTAAGTTACTTAGAAGTAAGTACGGGGTATGGAAGCGACGGGCGGAGGTTCAGGAAAAGGCTAAATAGATGATCATAAATGTcgaaaaattaataaaaaagaattggCTGACTTGGTTTCATTTAAATGTTGCAATGAATGGCCCACAGTTCCCTCAGGTACAAGAACTGGGcctttttctattttgaGTATTTCTCTCGCCATGATGGACCTGTCAGGGCGGATTTCCTCttgtgattttttttttttaattttttttttattcttagtTGTATTGTCCCTTTCCACTTCATCCCTTCAAGATACTCTCTCtctactacggagtactatcACTTCCGGCACTTCCGCGCGTAATACTAGACTTACTTGACGTTTGACATGGGCTGAAGAACCATAGCCATTGTCGACCCCTACCcatgtttctttctcaataCCGAGCCCAATCATTGGATCCTTTCCCTTACTATGTGTAATGAACCTTTCCTGAAACCAAATAACCCTTCCGTTGTCTCCTCACCCAGGGTTGGGCCATTCCAACAGCCGAGGCATCAGCGATCTGCGGGGTGTGGAGACCGAGGGATACTTAATTAACACTTGAAtgtaataataaatagtacCCATTGTACTGTATATAATACATGGTTAACTGTACCATCGACTGATCGACTATCTGTGCGTTAGCGAGGAGAAACAACCTGGAACCCCATTGAAGGTCTATGTGTAAAAAAATTCTTTCATttcaagaagagggaaaaggtcTTTTCTCATCCAGTACAACACGgtagaaaaaggaaacacgTATAGTCAAGAGATTCGTCCATCAGAGTCACACTGAAGAGAGAACAAAACGCAGATCAAATACAATAGATACTATGATAATAAGATAGAATGTAAAAGGGTAATCAACTATTCAAGCGCTGGTCAACATCAATTAGGCAGTCGAGGCCTTGAGGCCTTTCAGGGATCCCAAACTCAATGCCAGTCCCTGCGAACGGCTTCTTATCCGTACAAAACCAGTGATCGGTCCGTcgtctccttccttctcgaTGCTCAAGTTTGCAAGTGCGTCCTCGCCTGTGACTCCGTTAGCCGTCGTCCGACGAAATACTTCCATCACGCGGGTTTAAGTATACATACCAAATACGCTCCGGGCATATAGATTAGCACTCAAGAATCGACAGTCTCCTTTCAGCGATGCTTCTGGCGTCAGGCATGCCATGTTGGTGCTGTCCATGAGTTGCTTGAGGAATTCGCGGAGGCTCTTCGCCTTGGAGTTGATGTTGACCTTGTTCTCCCACTCGAACTCGGTCCACATGGTCCGGAACTGGGTTTCGGTGCAGTGAGCGGGCTGGATGTAATCCATAATGTCGGCATGGATGTCGTTGAGAATGACAACGTGCGACTCGGTTGAGCTGGCGCCATCATACACGATATTACCAAAGATGACACCGGTGTCCGTGGACGATACCTTGACTGTAGCCTGCACATTCAAGAAATCGCGGGGTCCGAGGTTGTGGGTTGCTGGCCGTTCGACAACCTTCAGGTCTCCAAGTGTCGCGAACTCGACGGACAGATTTTGCAGGGTTTCCAGAGTTTGGTTGACCAGAAGAACATCCAGAACAATATCGAACTGGTGGACCGTGACGTAGGCCTCGGCATAGACGGGATCCGAGAAACCAGTGAGTTGTACCACACGGCTGAGTTTGGAAGAGACAGTTTCCACTGTGGAGTCCCCGCCGGTGGCCTTGGCCAAATCAAGCTCGATCTCCTCCGCACCTTCAAGAGcgttcttcttggagaatTGCCGGATAGGGATAGCATCATCGATCTGCACAGCactcttggctttctcgaCTGCCTCCTTAGCAGCtctcttcttgtcctctaCCTGGACCATGGCCCGGAATGCCTTCCGGGTGTCCTCCAGGAAAGTGGTTTCCAGTTCCTTCCTCTCGGAGAACTCAGCAAGCGAACGTACACAGCACATGATACGATCTACTGAATCCTCATCAATAGGGGCTTTGACGAAATGGGACTGGCCGACCCGGATAATCGAGATCATGATCAGCATTGCTTCCGCCCGCAGTGCGTTGGTCCGAGCAGCATCCTCAGAAACCTCAGAATGGCGCATCACCAATTTCGTCAACGTGGAAGAAAGAACGGTTGCTAGGTAGTAATCACCATCCAAGATCAATTGACGGAGAGGAGGCTTCTGAGCAGCTTTGACGGCTTCAAGCCTGGCTGCAGCCGCGGACTGGCTAGTCAGAGCACTCTCAGTAGCATATGTGCCGTCTGCCAGCACCTTTCTAGACCCTGTTGGTGCCGAAGGCTTGGCATGACCATTGACCTGTTCCTTGAGAGCACTGTCTTCTGGGGTTTCGTCGAGCAGCCGCTGTTCCGAGGCCAAGATAGGGATCTCACCCAAGCTAGctctgatcttcttccaggcTTCACGGAtgtccttttcctccaaggAGTATTCACCGACAACCCACAAGACACCGCGGTAAACCTTTCCGGCACGGACCTCACTCAAAGTCGACACCAGGCGATCGACGATGGAAGCGCGCAGGTTAGGGAACTTCTCCACGACCTCCTTGACGAACGAGATCACATCAACGGCAGAGTTGTTGTTAAAGTCCGCAATGAAGTCCATTAGAAGATCAACGACGCTAGCAGCGATCTCCGAGAACTTAATGGCACAGTTGTGTATCGATTGGATAAGAAGTTGACGATACTCGCTATTCTACATAGGCTGTCAGTTGGATGCTTTGTTGCAGGAATCGGAAACATACCTTCTCGTATTGCTCATCTACAGTTTTGGCAAGCTCTTTCTTCAGTAGCATTACAATCTCTTCGACGTTCTTGCTGGAGACCATTTCTAATGCGATGCCAAGGGCCTTCCGCCGAACGTCGATGTCCGGACTAGAAAGGACGCGTAGAATTTCCATTGTGAGATCCTCCAAGACACCTTCGTTGCGGATCCTCAGCTGGTCAACCCGATCAAGAACAATGAGCTTCACATTGTTGTCGGCCTCTCTGATGCACAATTCGATTAACTTCTGGGCAGCAGCCTTAACAGCCACTGGGTTACTGGTGAGAGCAGTGAGGGATGTCGCAGCTTCGTAGATCACGGTACTGGTTGAAGCGTCTAGGAGGTCGAAGATCAATTTGAGGTACCTCGCCTGCCGGTCGTTAGCAGCCTGCAGTAACCTTCTGCTCATCGATGACCCACCTTGTTCTGAGCGTTCTGTACCGCATCTTTCCTGATAAATTCGAGCTCCGCAAGTTGAAGCAATTCATCTGTATTCGGAATACTGTCGAATGTAGAGGCCAAGTACTCTAGGGCTTTCTGGTGACTGATGGACATGAGAGCCGCGAAAGCATTGCGCTTGCACGTGCCGTCAGTCTCGGTGTCGAGGAACGCCTGGATGAGTTCAGGCGCATCGGGAATAAGAGCTTCCGAATGTTGGAAAATAGAAGCGACAGCCCACACGGCATTCTTTCTCACATATGCATGACGGTGTTCCAAGCATGAGCGAGCTGACGAAAGGAGGGGTTCAATGAGTTCCGGTTCTCGGAGCTTGCAAAGGAAACGAAGGGTGTTGCCTCGAATGTATTCGTTGGGGTGCTGAAGGTCATTGCGGATACCGTTGCTGCGCGGACAAATGTACATTAGAGCAGCCACCTACTAACGGCCGAATGGTTTGCCTTACCAGACCAGGATCATCTCTTGCTTCAACTTGCCATTCGCATCGAGCTTCGGGCAGATTTCGTAGTAGAAGTACAGCAGCTTCTTGAGAGGCTTACTCTTCGAAGGCATCACAAATCGAATAATGTGCATCAACAGCTGGTGCATTGGATCTCCATTGAGCATGATCGTGATGatcgtcctcatcgtctCCATCTTAGTTTCATCATTGCCCTTCTCCAACTGCACTTTCAAGTCCTGTATGGAAGGCTGATCAGCCGTGTTGTCCAAGTGGACAAGACTGTATGCATTTTCCAAAAACGAGGCCATGGTGACGAGGGTTTAATAATTGAGCGGCCGTGGCAGGAACGGGATAAGGAGGGAGGAGAGCTAAATGTGGTCAGTACAACAGACTATTGTTATTGATTGGATCCTTCAGGGGAGATGGGCAGGGAGAAGTACCGGAATTACTCTCCTCAGATGTTCGAAGCAAGCGGTAGGAAGGaacttaaaaaaaaaaaaacaattcGACTCCCCTCACCAGCCTTGCATTCACAGCATGTAATGTTGATCTGAGAATCAACGTTGTCCATTTGCGCGGCGGAGAGCGCAAGCTGTCCGGAGTGTGTGGATGACTAAGCCCCCATCCCGTGCAAAGGCCCAACTCAACCCAGGCACCGGCCGCACCTGATTTACAGCCAACGACTTGTATTGTTCGCCGCAGCCGTTACTGGTGGAGAGACcctggagaagatgtcgaCGCAAAATCAGAATGAACCCTTCTATCTTCGCTACTAGTAAGAAATGGATACTCGTTAGCCCAGGTTTCCTCAGCTGCTGACAAGTCCTGCAGCTCAGGTCACTCTGGGCGGTTCGGACATGAATTCTTAGGTTGGTTTTGCTATGGCATATTGGCTTTCTTTCAGGTACTAATGATTACTAGAATTTGATTTCCGCTCCCTTGGTGATGGTCGCAGTGCCGCCGTGCGGTACGCGAACAACTCCAACTACCGCAATGACTCCCTTATTCGCAAAGAAAGTGAGCGCTAGAGAAGGAATTCGCCGTGAGAAACCACATCGTCGCTAATGGGAATGCTATAGTGTGCGTGAGCTCGTCGATGATTCAGGAGATCAAACGGATTATCAAGGAGAGCGAAATCATGAAGTATGCGATAGGTTATTATGATCAAACTTGAAATGGGATGTTAATGTGAAACAGGGAAGACGATTCCAAGTGGCcccagaagaacaaggacgGACGACAGGAACTCGAAATCAGACTTGGGAATGAACATATCTCCTTTGAAGTACGTTTCTAGCCCCGGAGTGGTTGGAAACAAGGCACATTTGTTAACATGCACGTTCTTGCGCAGACCGCGAAAATCGGCTCGCTGGTGGATGTTACCGAGTCTGCGGACCCAGAAGGTCTCCGCGTGTTCTACTACCTTGTCCAGGATCTTAAagctttcattttctctctgatttctcttcatttcaAGGTAATACCAGATTCCATGAACTTCGAGGACACCGCTCTGACCATGATTCCCACCCCTCGCAGATCAAGCCTATCTAAGACTGTTACTTCACAATGGTACGAGGCTGTTCAATTAAGGATTCAAAAATAGGGCGTTTTTGGATGATGAGGCAATTGAAGCCCGAGAGTCAGTTTCCCAATACATATACAACGGGCAGTGATGACGCAATACTATAACTGGCAACAAATTTCTACCGAGTGTGTAGCAAAGAAATAAATACCCATCTGATGACCTGATGAAGTGTGCGCAATTGTGGTTGTTCAGTAATGTGTAGTTTtgtataaaaataaacaaaaatcaaaataagaaggaaaataaaaaaagaatttgTATCAAAGGGGTGGAATGGAATTAGTAGACCCATAGCCAATAATGGGAGTGGAATGAAAGCCTGGCGATGACCTGAAGGCCAAGGCCCGCCAGGAATTATCCGCTCCAAGCGCTGGTTTGCCTCCCCCGCGCTCGCATGATCAGCGGGCTTATCCCTTTTGGGAAGTGCGTCTTCCGCCCCGGACTTCATGAGTCGAATGGACTTCCATTCACAACCCCTTTCACTTCAAACCTTCCCTTTTATCTCTTCTTAGTATTTTTCTCGCATTGTGCTTACACATCGCTGGCCTGTTTTTCTTGTCCCGTCGTGTGAGACCCCTATACCAACCGGATCCGATGTCATTCCTTTTCTGATTCGCCTCAATGCCGACCCCGAGTGACAACACACCAAGCCTGAATGCCACATCGATCGCTGAAGAAATATCCACTCGGACAACATGTCCGCCTGAAATAGAGAGGCTGTCTTCCTGGCGAGACTCACCTGAATCTACCGTGGCGGAGAGCGATGCTCCCGATAACGCCCTCTCCCCCACCATTGCATCGGCGCAGTCCGTGCTGACTCGGTCGGATGATGCTATAACTCGTACCAACCCAGATGCATTAAAAGCCAGTGCTGTACCTGGTGCTTCTGCCAAGAGTATGGAAAAATCCGACGAAGATGCTGCTGCGGGAAGATTGAGTCCTGCTGGGGAATCGCCACGCTCCTCCAACCAGTCGTCTTCTGTTACTACACCTTCCACTAGTGCGCTTTTGAGTTATGAATTCTCAAATATACGGGTATGCGACAATCGGAATTAAGTCTTGATCTGTTTTTCTCGCTGACAATCGAAGCTTTTGCCAAATTACACATCGTCCTTTCTGCGACCTGGGAGTAAATTCACCGGCACGCAGCAGTCAGACCGTCAGATATACAATGTCGATGTAGAGATCAAGCATGTTGATATGGTTGAATCATATCTTTGTGGGTATCTTAGAATCCAAGGTTAGTGCCGTACCCCGACATGATTACGACTGCCGTAGATGGTCGAACCTGACCAATTGCGCTTTATACGCAGGTCTCACGGAGGATCATCCTACCCTTACTACATTTTTCGAAGGAGAGATTATTGGAACAAAACATACATTCAAGACTAGAAATGAAGCATGGGGCGCTACGGAGAAGACTGATATGCATCACTGGGCGAGATTTCCGGCTTGGAGGCCGTTAGCCAAGCAGGCGAAAAGACCGGATTTCACATACCGCAACTTCGCCCAACGCGAGCATATCTTCATGCGATGGAAGGAGTACTTCCTTGTGCCCGATCACCGTGTAAGGACAATCTCGGGTGCAAGCTTCGAAGGTTTTTACTACATCTGCTTCAACCAGGTGGAAGGTACCGTGACTGGAATATACTTCCATGCAAAGAGCGAGAAGTATGTGTCCCAATTGCTAGTAatgtttccctttttatcTTTCGACACTAATAAATTAGTTTCAATAGGTACCAGCAGCTGGAGCTCAAACACGTTCCGGATCACGGCTGCACCCCTGCTATTGAATTTCGTTGATACCAACTTCTATGGCGCGGGACAACGTTCTGGTCATCAAGTCCCTCGGCCTTTACCTtctacttcttttttttttaattgcCTCTACTGCCTCCTCCTAATTCTCTCCACCAGTTCCTGCCTGTGATAAAACACACGGTGTGGTGCCCCCCAAAGCACAGGAATGCTTATTTTCTACCCTTCCGCTCCCTACATCAGACACTTGATTCATGGTTTTTACGATGGCTGTTTTCTTAAATTGGCGTCCTCGTTGGTTCTAGGGTTCTAACATCTTGTCTTTATTCCTTCTATCTTCTTGGtcctcttttgtcttttatCCTCGATCCACATTGGGGCCATTGTGTGCGAATAGGTAGCGTTATCTGAGGATTCTCGGTTCAACACGTTTGGGCTATTTTCACATTTCATTGATTTTCCTCGGGCCTGAATAGTAGTCATATCCTCTCTTTCGTGGACCTTATATGCATATACGAGTGTATACTCCGAATCTGATATCCTGTCGCCATGTTGACTTTCATTGACTCATCGTGCTGTGAGGAGGTATCTAGATTTACCTTGAAGTTTATTTCACAGTTTCATGACAGCTTATAAAGAAGTACACTGGTACTAGGGGCTGAGAACATGCCGCTAACATAGTAGACTGGAGGTTTATTTATGAGATATGCGAAACATGGAGACGCAAACTAAGATCAAATTGAGCATCATGCGTGCAAGCATCGTATGACAGACCCGTAACACCATGCCTAGGCCGAAGTGGAAGAAAACAGCgctaaagaaaaaggaacacaTCACACGTTAAGGATTGACAGGGAGAATATGCTTTAGTTATTGTATAAGGGGTATCAAACGCAATTTGTTGATGTGGTGAGCCGACATTTTGGCGGATCATGTGCAGAACTTTTAGGTTGAAGGTGGgtaaggaaagggaaagaaatgaagaatagTTCAGGATCAAAGAATGGGTTAAAATGTACATGTAATTGAAAGAAAACGGGGAATAAATCAAGATCACAAATAGGTGGAA carries:
- a CDS encoding ribosomal RNA processing protein, with the protein product MIVFGISVRLTANNKATAMTDLQKTPFVRELASSDKKIRDKATDSLTLFLRSRSDLSLIELLKLWKGLFFCFYHSDRPLTQQALARNLSYSLVPTIPRSAVHRFLRAFWITIGRDFHSLDRLRLDKYLLLIRFYVGVAFEIFLKGAQQKAAQDKDSNKKRKREAEQNGKSKKRSKGKKQSEAVEEEEEEQNDETKWAELESYISIMEEGPLCPLNFDPDQPPTDEKKDYVAMPHGPDGLRYHIMDIWIDEVEKVLEFEEGSDGVRKPKGDVPIELILRPIEKLRADSPYKPVRTRAKETLEDERLIEWGFRTRKVDSDEEDSDEEWGGFD
- a CDS encoding sphingosine kinase (sphingosine kinase, putative), whose product is MTSPSNGPSSNHADQPDSQRLLQHDSTLTVAQSVSLSIGGDSLLVVDERPKSKDQRACCGLLAKSSKTTHSIGLYNILDADLSPAGLTITYAQAATKGSISVAALEYPISEKEKANAQTWVSRLLDLAYGEAQRYKRLKVLINPFGGKGAASKIYHKHAAPVFAAARCVVDVQQTTHRGHATEIVEQIDIDAYDAIVCCSGDGLPYEVFNGLGKKPNAGEALAKVAVAMVPCGSGNAMAWNLCGTGNVSVAALAIVKGLRTPMDLVSLTQGNTRTLSFLSQSFGVIAESDLGTDNIRWMGAHRFTYGFLVRIMQRTVYPCDLAIKVEIDDKRAIKDHYNTYAHNPAPRRSPEETAGQSKGLPELRYGTVQDDLPKDWEVVPGEEMGNFYAGKMAIVSKDTNFFPASVPNDGLMDIVTINGTLPRTTTLKMMTAIPENEFFDMPDVKIRKAAAYRLVPRQKEGYISVDGESIPFEALQAEVHKGLGTVLSKSGHLYEAEGPRP
- a CDS encoding vesicle coat complex COPI, beta subunit (coatomer subunit beta): MASFLENAYSLVHLDNTADQPSIQDLKVQLEKGNDETKMETMRTIITIMLNGDPMHQLLMHIIRFVMPSKSKPLKKLLYFYYEICPKLDANGKLKQEMILVCNGIRNDLQHPNEYIRGNTLRFLCKLREPELIEPLLSSARSCLEHRHAYVRKNAVWAVASIFQHSEALIPDAPELIQAFLDTETDGTCKRNAFAALMSISHQKALEYLASTFDSIPNTDELLQLAELEFIRKDAVQNAQNKARYLKLIFDLLDASTSTVIYEAATSLTALTSNPVAVKAAAQKLIELCIREADNNVKLIVLDRVDQLRIRNEGVLEDLTMEILRVLSSPDIDVRRKALGIALEMVSSKNVEEIVMLLKKELAKTVDEQYEKNSEYRQLLIQSIHNCAIKFSEIAASVVDLLMDFIADFNNNSAVDVISFVKEVVEKFPNLRASIVDRLVSTLSEVRAGKVYRGVLWVVGEYSLEEKDIREAWKKIRASLGEIPILASEQRLLDETPEDSALKEQVNGHAKPSAPTGSRKVLADGTYATESALTSQSAAAARLEAVKAAQKPPLRQLILDGDYYLATVLSSTLTKLVMRHSEVSEDAARTNALRAEAMLIMISIIRVGQSHFVKAPIDEDSVDRIMCCVRSLAEFSERKELETTFLEDTRKAFRAMVQVEDKKRAAKEAVEKAKSAVQIDDAIPIRQFSKKNALEGAEEIELDLAKATGGDSTVETVSSKLSRVVQLTGFSDPVYAEAYVTVHQFDIVLDVLLVNQTLETLQNLSVEFATLGDLKVVERPATHNLGPRDFLNVQATVKVSSTDTGVIFGNIVYDGASSTESHVVILNDIHADIMDYIQPAHCTETQFRTMWTEFEWENKVNINSKAKSLREFLKQLMDSTNMACLTPEASLKGDCRFLSANLYARSVFGEDALANLSIEKEGDDGPITGFVRIRSRSQGLALSLGSLKGLKASTA
- a CDS encoding exon-exon junction complex, Magoh component (protein mago nashi); the protein is MSTQNQNEPFYLRYYSGHSGRFGHEFLEFDFRSLGDGRSAAVRYANNSNYRNDSLIRKEMCVSSSMIQEIKRIIKESEIMKEDDSKWPQKNKDGRQELEIRLGNEHISFETAKIGSLVDVTESADPEGLRVFYYLVQDLKAFIFSLISLHFKIKPI